Below is a genomic region from Mesorhizobium sp. NZP2298.
GCCAACTCGACCTCAAGGATTTTCGTGGCGCTCTCGAGCAATTGCCGGAAGACCAGCGCGAGGCCATCATCCTCATCGGTGCATCGGGCTTCTCCTATGAGGAGGCCGCCGAAATCTGCGGTTGCGCGGTCGGAACGATCAAGAGCCGCGTCAGCAGGGCCCGCACGCGCCTGCAGGAAATCCTGAAGATTTCCGGCGAGGACGAATATGGTCCCGATGCGATCTCGGCTCAGGTCACGGGGACCGCGGCGCATTGACGTAAGGTTCCGCGAGCGGATTCGAACGCAGCTGTATCGATCTCACCCCGCAGAGCCGCGTCCGTAGGCCCGCGCCACCGCTTCGACGAGATCCTCGCCTGAATAGGGTTTGGTGACCAGCCTCACCCCCGGGAAGGACGCCTTGATCTCGTCCGCATCCGAATAACCGGAGGCAAACACGAAAGGGACGCCTGTTTCCCGCAAGCCGGCGGCGAATTCGAGCGTCGACGTGCCGCCCAGCATCAGATCGACAATGGCCGCGTCAAACTGCATCGCGACCTTTCCGCCGTCGACCTCGGCCAGGTCTCGGGCTATCACCACCTCCCGCGCACCGTGGTCGCGGCAAAGCTGCTCGACATCCATGGCGATGAGGAATTCGTCCTCCAGGACAAGAATCCGCAATCCGTCAAGCAATGTGGGCATCACAGGTGAAGGCTCCTTGAAACGCCGGGAGTCATGATCGCAATTGGGTGTGTTGTCATTTAAAAAAGACATGCCTTTCAACCCGGAACTCCGGTTCCGGCAAAACGTTTAAGGATACCTGCTGACCGGCAGGCTTTCGAAGAGGGGTCGAAATGCCAGGGCAGAACGGGCGTGCTTCATCGAGCCGACAATATCCTTGCGAGAAATGTCCTCTACGGCCATTGCCGGTTTTCCGCGAGTTCGAAAATCAGGAACTGGCCTTCATCAGCAAGTTCAAGAAGGGCGAACTCGCGGTCGACAAGGGCGCCACGGTGCTCGTGGAGGGGAGCCATAGCGCCCATCTCTACACCGTACTGTCCGGCTGGGCGTTCCGCTACAAGCTATTGCCGGACGGCAGACGACAGATCCTCAACTATCTCATGCCCGGCGATCTCATCGGCCTGCAAGGCAGCGTCATGGGCGAGATGCAGCATTCCGTCGAGGCCTTGTCGCCGATGCTGCTTTGCGTTTTTGAACGCGACAATCTGCACGAACTCTACCGCAACCATCCGGGCCTCGGCTACGACATCACCTGGATCGCGTCGCGCGAAGAACGCATGCTGGACGAGAACCTGCTCAGCGTCGGCCGCCGCAGCGCGATCGAGCGCGCCGCTTATCTGATTGCCTTCATAGCCAGCCGCGCCAAGGTCGTCGGGCTGAACGGCAAGCAATCCATCCAGATTCCGATCACGCAGCAGCACATCGCCGATACGCTTGGCCTGTCGCTGGTTCACACCAACAAGACGATCCGCAAACTGATGGACCGCAAGCTGATCTTTTGGCGGGATGGCGGTTGCGAGGTGGTCGACACTGAAGGGCTCAAGCAACTCGCCGGCTGGGAAGGGTTGGGCGAGGGGCGTCGCCCACTGATCTGACGACGCGCGCCTCTCGTCATGGTTTGGTGACTGGTGCGTACGCGCGCGTTTTCGGCTAGTTTAGCCCGATGC
It encodes:
- a CDS encoding response regulator; translated protein: MSFLNDNTPNCDHDSRRFKEPSPVMPTLLDGLRILVLEDEFLIAMDVEQLCRDHGAREVVIARDLAEVDGGKVAMQFDAAIVDLMLGGTSTLEFAAGLRETGVPFVFASGYSDADEIKASFPGVRLVTKPYSGEDLVEAVARAYGRGSAG
- a CDS encoding Crp/Fnr family transcriptional regulator; its protein translation is MPGQNGRASSSRQYPCEKCPLRPLPVFREFENQELAFISKFKKGELAVDKGATVLVEGSHSAHLYTVLSGWAFRYKLLPDGRRQILNYLMPGDLIGLQGSVMGEMQHSVEALSPMLLCVFERDNLHELYRNHPGLGYDITWIASREERMLDENLLSVGRRSAIERAAYLIAFIASRAKVVGLNGKQSIQIPITQQHIADTLGLSLVHTNKTIRKLMDRKLIFWRDGGCEVVDTEGLKQLAGWEGLGEGRRPLI